The uncultured Trichococcus sp. DNA window CATTTAGTTATAATCGTTTAGAGGTTGATTTTAGTGATGTGAGCATTGAGCCCTATTCGGTTGACTGCATTTCCTTCTAATCCAGGACGATTGAAACGGTCCGATGAAAATGTGCTGACAAAAGGCAACGGCAAACTTAAGAAAGACGATTCGCTTGTTTAAAAAAGATTGACGTACCATGATATTTTTGAACATAATGTAAAGTAGACTAAATGGACAGCACTGAAGCTGCTTGATGGAGGATATTATGATTTGGAGTAAAATGAAGCCGCAGTTGAAGAACTTCCTCGCGCCTGCGTTGGTGGGTAGAGTGGAGTACCTATCCACTAGCTACCGTTATTCACCCGATAAAAACGGCCAGTGCCGCATAGCCGTAGACAATAAAAAAATCTTCAACATGAAGGACGGAACGACAGGAATAAGGTGGTACCTGTCGGAACAGGACATCAAGAATGATCCTGCAGTCATGATTCCGCTTAGCGAAGCCGAAATTGAGCAAATCAGGAAAGAAACCGGCGGAAAAGTGCCGGAAGAACGGTTGGCAGTAATCGCAAGCGACCGCAAACTGTTGGCCTATGCGAAGGGAACGATGGCCGCCCAAGTGGCCTTAAGTAAATCCGATTTCAACAGAACCGCTAATGTATTTTTGAGCCAACCCATCGAAGACAGTCTCGCGAGCAGGGACATTTTGTTGAATTGCTTGGCCTTGTTGGATAGGCGCGTCGGCAAGAAGCGGATCATGGACATGGAACAATCAGTGAAAATGAAGCATCCGATCGTGCAATATTTCTATGCATTGAGGCGTGGCGCTAAGTAAGAGTTTCTTGAGACTGCGGTTTCCAGGACCGCCATCGGGGAAACAGGCTTCCAGACGCAAAAAAAAGAACCGCTCAGGCCTAATCACCTGAGCGGTTCCTTTTTTTGCGTTGTAAAGTATAATCTACAGATTGTCTTCAAGGAATAATTGTGTCCGCTTCTTCTCGAATCTTTGGTATATGCTGCTGCCGAGAAGCCCGAACAGAATCGGTCCAATGATCAGCAACAGCGCTTGGACATATTCTCCGGTATGGAACGGCTGGTAGACTTGGAAGGTGATGGCGATCAAGGTAGCCGTACAGACGCTCAGTGAACAAAGGTACCCTTGCCAGTGCGAAGCAATCAATGAATGCTTCAGCAGCCCAGGGTTCTTGATGCGATAGAACGGATAACTTGCGGCTACGACGAAATACGGAATGGCACGGGCTACATTCGTCATATAGGTCAGTTGGTTGAATAATGCACCTAAAATGGTACTATTTAAAGACAATCCGATGATGCACACAGAAACAACCGAAGCCTGGATCCAAAGTGCCGTTTGAGGCATTTGTTTTTGGTTGATTTTTGTCAGGAATTGCGGCCAGATTTCTTTTGGCGTGCCCTGGATCAAACTTTTTAATGGCGTATAGGTGATGGACGACAACAACCCGATATAGGCTACAAACAAGGTGAAGGCAGTATAGCGTATGAACGCTTGATATAGGAATGCCTGAGCGGATTCCGACAGATCGAAGGAAATGCTGATGTTGTTGGCAAGACTGCCCATCAAACCGTACATCAAATTTCCGAGATGGAACTGATCCGTTTCACGCAATACATTCAGGTCATTCGCACCGCTCCATAGCATGATGCCGCCGAAATAAAGGACGACGATGACCACAGCGCTGATGATCAATGCTTTCGGAAATTTCTTTCTTTGTTGGCCGGATTTGTCTACAAGGCTGGCGATCGTGTCCAATCCGCCGAATGCGGTGATGGCGAAAATAAAGAAGGGCAGCTGCAAAAGGAATGAATCACTGGTCCCTTTGAAGAAACTCGGGGCGGCCAGGCTCTGCTGCATATTTTGAGCGATGAGTTGCGGATTGTTCACCATCAGCAACAGATTACCGATCCGCGGCAATATCGAGACCCGACTCCGGAAGATGAAGGAAGAAGGCTTGGACGGTATCGTCCTGGCGGCAGCAGGGCTTGAAAGGATGGACTATCTGAAGGGGTTGCATACGCTTATGCTCGAACCGAAAGTGTGTGTTCCGGCAATCGGGCAAGGGATCATAGCTGTCCAATGCCGTGAGGGGGACACGGAATTGATGGAATTGCTGCGCGGAATCAATGATGAAGCTGCATCAATTGCCTGTCGTACGGAATGTTTCTTTCTGCATCGGGCCAATGGCAACTGCGACTTGCCTATAGGCGGCTATGCGCATCGATTGGACGATGGGCAATGGGAATTTTTGGCGTTCTTGGCCGGATCGATCGACGAACCTGGAGTAACGAAACGATATGTCGGAGATGATCCGCTGAAGTTGGCAGAAATGGCTGCAGACGAATTGTTGCCATGACGAAAGCGGTATTGTTGACCAGAACTCTAGCCATGAATGCCGAAGATCAGGTCCGCTTCCTTGCGGAAGGGTATGGACGGTTTTACGAAATACCCTTATGCGAAATCAAACAGTTACCGGTATCGGAAGCCACCAAAAGCAAAATCAATGCGGCCGAATGGTTTTTCTTTACGAGTCAAGCGCCTGTGAAGAGTGTCTTGGGTGTTGTTGAAAAAGGGCGTCGCCCGT harbors:
- a CDS encoding amino acid permease, with protein sequence MVNNPQLIAQNMQQSLAAPSFFKGTSDSFLLQLPFFIFAITAFGGLDTIASLVDKSGQQRKKFPKALIISAVVIVVLYFGGIMLWSGANDLNVLRETDQFHLGNLMYGLMGSLANNISISFDLSESAQAFLYQAFIRYTAFTLFVAYIGLLSSITYTPLKSLIQGTPKEIWPQFLTKINQKQMPQTALWIQASVVSVCIIGLSLNSTILGALFNQLTYMTNVARAIPYFVVAASYPFYRIKNPGLLKHSLIASHWQGYLCSLSVCTATLIAITFQVYQPFHTGEYVQALLLIIGPILFGLLGSSIYQRFEKKRTQLFLEDNL